Proteins encoded in a region of the Thermocaproicibacter melissae genome:
- the dinB gene encoding DNA polymerase IV has translation MDRTILHCDCNSFFASVECLLQPELAKVPMAVCGDPERRHGIILAKNELAKKYGVQTAETIWQAKRKCPELVLTGTHFSEYRKYSQQINEIYRRYTDLVEPFSIDESWLDVTGSRMLFGDGKTIADTLRDVVRRETGLTISVGVSFNKIFAKLGSDYKKPDATTVISRENYREIVFPLPVNSLMFCGRRMTQALASMGIHTIGELAGTDRDVLEKKFGKAGAMLYNYANGLDDEPVHDYRDVREVKSVGNSVTFRRDISGEEDIRRGLRAICESVAERLRRKKLKCWVVQVGIKNPDLKTISRQKTLSVPTHLATELTEAAMELVRSCWNMNAPIRMLAVSGTNLVPDDASGEQLCLFSPDDTYARERQEQLESALDSIREKFGSSSVTTGSLMHDDLGLSDLHSKD, from the coding sequence ATGGACAGAACCATTCTGCACTGCGATTGCAATTCTTTTTTTGCCTCTGTGGAATGTCTGCTCCAGCCGGAGCTTGCAAAGGTGCCCATGGCTGTCTGCGGCGACCCGGAACGCCGCCACGGCATCATCCTTGCTAAAAACGAGCTTGCCAAAAAATACGGCGTACAAACCGCCGAAACAATTTGGCAGGCAAAGCGCAAATGCCCCGAGCTGGTTCTTACCGGAACGCATTTTTCGGAATACCGGAAATACTCGCAGCAAATCAACGAAATCTACCGGCGGTACACCGACCTTGTGGAACCGTTCAGCATTGACGAAAGCTGGCTTGACGTAACCGGCAGCCGCATGCTGTTCGGCGACGGCAAGACAATTGCCGACACTCTTCGGGATGTCGTTCGCCGGGAAACCGGCTTGACAATCTCCGTCGGCGTTTCGTTTAACAAGATTTTCGCGAAACTGGGAAGCGACTATAAAAAGCCGGACGCCACAACGGTCATCAGCCGGGAAAACTACCGGGAGATTGTTTTCCCACTCCCCGTGAATTCGCTGATGTTCTGCGGAAGGCGAATGACGCAAGCGCTCGCCTCAATGGGAATCCACACCATTGGCGAGTTAGCTGGAACCGACCGCGACGTGCTCGAAAAAAAGTTCGGCAAGGCCGGTGCCATGCTTTACAACTACGCAAACGGACTGGACGACGAACCGGTGCATGACTACCGCGACGTGCGCGAAGTAAAAAGCGTAGGCAACAGCGTGACCTTCCGCCGCGACATTTCCGGCGAAGAGGATATCCGTCGCGGTCTGCGCGCCATTTGCGAAAGCGTTGCGGAGCGCCTGCGCAGGAAAAAGCTGAAATGCTGGGTTGTGCAGGTTGGAATTAAAAATCCGGATCTGAAGACAATCTCACGGCAGAAGACCCTGAGCGTCCCCACCCACCTTGCCACAGAGCTGACCGAGGCGGCAATGGAACTGGTTCGTTCCTGCTGGAACATGAATGCACCCATCCGCATGCTCGCTGTTTCGGGCACAAATCTCGTGCCGGACGACGCATCCGGTGAACAGCTTTGCCTGTTCTCGCCGGACGATACCTACGCACGGGAACGTCAGGAACAATTGGAGTCCGCGCTTGACAGCATCCGTGAGAAATTCGGAAGCAGTTCCGTAACGACCGGTTCCCTGATGCACGACGACCTCGGCCTTTCCGACCTTCACAGCAAAGATTAG
- a CDS encoding MFS transporter codes for MAKSSERKTAKTASSRWIVLLITAVATFMSTLDSSIVNVALPEMAKELGVGTGAIAWVVSAYLITITVCVLLFGRLGDIRGQGKIFRFGLVVFTAGSLLCGFSHNFTFLLAARCVQAVGAGATMANSQGIITRTFPQEERGRALGINGAFVALGLLAGPALGGFIMTAASWEYLFWINVPIGIAAFLANLQFSGPEDTRSEEHLDLKGFLFFTLCMVPLFIALEYGQTVGYDSPMILICFLLAAVSGAAFYIAERRCEQPVLDFDIFRNVWFSISIFCAFTSFVALSCSNIILPFYLQNALAMSPGQASLYMTIYPLILALVAPLSGYLSDKFGPETLTLVGLVLTSLGLFLMSWLRENPAPWVLILFIGTMSVGNGLFQSPNNSLVMSMVPKEKLGVGGSVNALVRNLGMVVGIAVSTSILYSGMSAKIGHRVTGYVEGRNDAFFYGMRLAYITAACICFVGAVITGIRMIRFRKKKQQNG; via the coding sequence GTGGCAAAATCATCAGAAAGAAAAACAGCAAAAACAGCTTCAAGCAGGTGGATTGTTCTACTGATTACCGCAGTTGCGACTTTTATGTCGACACTTGACAGCAGCATTGTGAATGTTGCGCTTCCGGAGATGGCAAAAGAACTCGGGGTAGGAACCGGCGCAATCGCCTGGGTTGTGAGTGCTTACCTTATTACAATTACCGTCTGCGTGCTCCTGTTCGGCCGTTTGGGAGATATTCGCGGCCAGGGCAAAATTTTCCGATTTGGACTTGTGGTTTTTACCGCTGGCTCTTTGCTTTGCGGTTTTTCCCATAACTTCACGTTTCTTCTCGCGGCCCGCTGTGTTCAGGCAGTGGGCGCGGGCGCGACCATGGCAAACAGCCAAGGCATCATTACACGCACTTTTCCGCAGGAGGAGCGCGGCCGTGCGCTCGGCATCAACGGCGCATTTGTGGCGCTCGGCCTCCTTGCCGGGCCGGCACTCGGCGGGTTCATCATGACGGCTGCAAGCTGGGAGTATCTGTTCTGGATCAATGTTCCCATCGGCATTGCGGCGTTTCTCGCAAACCTTCAGTTCTCCGGACCAGAGGATACCCGCAGCGAGGAACACCTTGACCTGAAGGGTTTTCTTTTTTTCACGCTCTGCATGGTGCCGCTGTTCATCGCACTGGAGTACGGGCAGACAGTAGGATATGACAGCCCGATGATTCTGATATGCTTTTTGCTCGCCGCCGTTTCAGGCGCCGCGTTCTATATCGCCGAGCGTCGCTGTGAACAGCCGGTCCTCGATTTCGACATTTTTCGTAATGTCTGGTTTTCCATCAGCATTTTCTGCGCCTTTACATCGTTCGTGGCGCTTTCTTGCTCCAATATCATTCTGCCGTTCTATTTGCAGAATGCCCTTGCCATGAGCCCGGGTCAGGCAAGCCTTTACATGACGATTTATCCGCTGATTCTGGCGCTCGTCGCGCCGCTGAGCGGGTATCTTTCCGACAAATTCGGGCCAGAAACACTTACGCTGGTAGGCCTTGTGCTCACGAGTCTCGGCCTGTTCCTGATGTCATGGCTCCGTGAAAATCCTGCGCCTTGGGTGCTCATTCTGTTCATCGGCACCATGTCGGTTGGCAACGGTTTGTTTCAGTCGCCGAACAATTCCCTCGTGATGTCGATGGTCCCGAAAGAAAAGCTCGGCGTGGGCGGAAGTGTAAATGCTTTGGTGCGCAACCTCGGCATGGTGGTCGGCATCGCGGTTTCCACAAGCATCCTTTACAGCGGCATGAGCGCAAAAATCGGACACCGCGTAACCGGCTATGTGGAAGGGCGTAACGACGCGTTTTTCTACGGAATGCGCCTGGCATACATTACGGCTGCTTGCATTTGCTTTGTGGGCGCAGTCATTACAGGCATCCGAATGATCCGTTTCCGCAAGAAAAAGCAGCAGAACGGGTAA
- the pyrF gene encoding orotidine-5'-phosphate decarboxylase, with product MAFDRLIEKIAELQNPTVVGLDPKLEYIPESDREKAFAEHGCNFAGAAAAILEFNKHIIDALADIVPAVKPQCAYYEMYGWQGMKALAETISYAKSKGLFVIVDGKRNDIGTTMQAYASAWLGTTQVGGEDMEAFCADALTVNGYLGTDGILPLTEVCKAKDKGIFVLAKTSNPSSSELQDQRLESGKTLYEALGLFCEEWGSKVPGKYGYSGVGAVVGATWPMQLRQLREILPHTFFLVPGYGAQGGGAEDVAPAFDNNGLGAVINASRSILCAWKKQGAPQEEYADCARKEAILMRNEILRQVGEIRL from the coding sequence ATGGCATTTGACAGGCTGATTGAGAAAATCGCTGAACTGCAGAACCCAACAGTCGTAGGTCTGGACCCGAAGCTTGAGTACATTCCGGAATCCGATCGCGAAAAGGCATTTGCCGAGCACGGATGCAATTTTGCCGGTGCCGCCGCCGCGATTCTGGAATTCAACAAACACATCATTGATGCGCTGGCGGATATTGTTCCTGCAGTCAAGCCGCAGTGTGCCTATTACGAGATGTACGGCTGGCAGGGTATGAAAGCGCTGGCGGAAACCATCTCTTATGCGAAGTCAAAAGGCCTGTTTGTCATTGTGGACGGAAAGCGCAACGATATCGGCACGACCATGCAGGCTTACGCATCTGCTTGGCTCGGCACGACGCAGGTCGGCGGCGAAGATATGGAAGCGTTCTGCGCCGATGCGCTCACGGTGAACGGCTATCTTGGCACAGACGGAATTCTCCCGCTGACGGAAGTCTGTAAGGCAAAAGACAAGGGAATTTTTGTCCTTGCCAAAACCTCGAACCCGTCATCCAGCGAACTTCAGGACCAGAGATTGGAAAGCGGCAAAACCCTTTATGAAGCGCTGGGCCTCTTCTGCGAAGAGTGGGGCAGCAAGGTGCCGGGCAAATACGGGTATTCCGGCGTCGGCGCCGTTGTAGGCGCGACATGGCCTATGCAGCTGCGCCAGCTTCGCGAAATCCTGCCGCACACGTTCTTCTTGGTACCGGGCTACGGCGCACAGGGCGGCGGCGCGGAAGATGTTGCCCCCGCGTTTGACAACAACGGCCTCGGCGCTGTTATCAACGCATCCCGCTCCATTCTGTGTGCGTGGAAGAAGCAGGGTGCACCGCAGGAAGAGTACGCCGACTGCGCGCGGAAAGAGGCAATTCTCATGCGCAACGAAATTCTCAGGCAGGTGGGTGAGATTCGCCTGTGA
- a CDS encoding dihydroorotate dehydrogenase: MANLNVTIAGVEFQNPVIAASGTVGFGREFSEFYPLSVFGGISCKGITLKERPGNPPPRIAETPGGMLNSVGLQNPGVEHFIKEDLPWLRQQGTVVIANIAGNTPEDYCAMAEKLSDSSVDMIELNISCPNVKQGGVQFGTTCAGVEGITAAVRKHCRKPLMVKLSPNVADIGEMAAAAESAGADAISMINTLTGMRIDIKTRRPILRNNTGGLSGPAVFPVAVRMVRQAYKRVKIPIVGMGGVSTWSDAVEMMLAGASAVQIGTVLFRDPYAPVKIVEGLEQYLKENKIASVTELTGGMEEW; this comes from the coding sequence ATGGCAAATCTGAACGTTACCATCGCGGGCGTGGAATTTCAAAATCCGGTTATCGCGGCTTCGGGAACCGTCGGCTTTGGACGCGAATTTTCGGAATTCTACCCGCTTTCGGTTTTCGGAGGAATCTCCTGCAAGGGTATTACCTTAAAAGAAAGACCAGGCAACCCGCCGCCGCGCATCGCGGAAACGCCGGGCGGAATGCTCAATTCCGTCGGTCTGCAGAACCCGGGTGTGGAGCATTTCATCAAAGAAGACCTGCCGTGGCTGCGGCAGCAGGGAACCGTTGTGATTGCGAACATCGCGGGCAACACGCCGGAGGATTACTGCGCGATGGCCGAGAAACTTTCCGATTCATCGGTCGATATGATTGAACTCAACATCTCCTGCCCGAACGTAAAGCAGGGCGGCGTGCAGTTCGGCACGACCTGTGCCGGCGTGGAAGGGATAACCGCTGCGGTGCGGAAACACTGCCGCAAGCCGCTGATGGTGAAGCTTTCGCCAAATGTGGCGGATATCGGCGAGATGGCTGCTGCGGCGGAGAGCGCTGGAGCCGACGCCATTTCCATGATTAACACCCTCACTGGCATGCGCATTGACATTAAGACCCGCCGCCCGATTCTGCGGAATAACACAGGCGGCCTTTCCGGCCCGGCTGTATTTCCGGTTGCGGTTCGCATGGTGCGGCAGGCATATAAGAGGGTGAAAATCCCGATTGTCGGCATGGGCGGCGTGAGCACATGGAGCGACGCCGTGGAGATGATGCTTGCAGGCGCGTCTGCCGTGCAAATCGGCACCGTTTTGTTCCGCGACCCATACGCACCGGTAAAAATCGTGGAAGGTCTGGAGCAATACCTCAAGGAAAACAAGATTGCAAGTGTTACGGAGTTGACGGGAGGGATGGAAGAATGGTAG
- a CDS encoding YdcF family protein, whose amino-acid sequence MNRKFSPWQIILSLAAAAGAMWFLIPYVLCRILNIGNGCGLAVCFVLIVLALFWKNFKEAAKHSRGVKIVLRTVVALLCAGAAWTAAMTACMLSVSFQTPPPDAPVIVLGSMVRGDVPSADLQSRIDTASAYLKEHPQAKCIASGGQGKYESVTEASAIKNALVADGIEPSRILTEETSTNTRMNFEYSLKLAKDNGLGTTFAVVTDDYHVFRACYTAKKVGIQAYAVPAETPWYILSSCWSREVLALTKYLLLG is encoded by the coding sequence ATGAATCGAAAATTTTCCCCGTGGCAGATTATCCTTTCTCTTGCAGCCGCCGCCGGAGCGATGTGGTTTCTGATTCCCTATGTCCTTTGCAGAATCCTGAACATCGGCAACGGGTGTGGCCTTGCCGTGTGTTTTGTGCTGATTGTGTTGGCGCTGTTCTGGAAAAATTTCAAAGAAGCGGCCAAGCATTCCCGTGGAGTAAAAATTGTCCTTCGCACCGTTGTGGCACTGCTGTGCGCCGGTGCTGCATGGACCGCCGCCATGACGGCTTGTATGCTCTCGGTTTCCTTCCAGACACCGCCGCCGGACGCTCCGGTCATTGTGCTTGGAAGCATGGTGCGCGGCGACGTGCCTAGTGCTGACCTGCAGTCGCGCATCGACACGGCTTCTGCCTACTTGAAAGAACACCCGCAGGCGAAATGCATCGCAAGCGGTGGGCAGGGCAAATATGAAAGCGTCACGGAAGCGTCCGCCATAAAAAACGCTCTCGTTGCAGACGGGATTGAGCCTTCCCGTATTTTGACGGAAGAAACGTCTACCAACACGCGCATGAATTTTGAGTATTCCCTGAAACTCGCAAAAGACAATGGCCTCGGCACAACATTTGCCGTCGTGACAGACGATTACCATGTATTCCGGGCCTGCTACACTGCGAAAAAAGTTGGAATTCAAGCTTACGCGGTTCCCGCCGAAACACCGTGGTATATTCTTTCTTCCTGCTGGTCGCGGGAAGTCCTCGCTTTGACAAAGTATCTGCTGCTGGGTTAA
- a CDS encoding dihydroorotate dehydrogenase electron transfer subunit, with protein sequence MKKYDVRSCTILRKEKLTQDVYDFTVEAGPLADAAQPGQFAQIAVPGKTLRRPISVCEIDRARHTLRFVFQVRGEGTRILAGFEPGEALDILAPLGKGYDLGDTNRRVIFVGGGIGLPPLLAAAQPFGKNAILVAGFRTKSAVILKEDFEAAGCRVLLATDDGSLGRRGNAAELMQGLEFDEIFACGPLPMLRAVCRIAEERGVPCQVSLEERMACGIGACLGCAVKLRGPDGEEHYGHVCKDGPVFRSTQLFLT encoded by the coding sequence GTGAAAAAATATGACGTGCGTTCCTGCACGATTCTTCGGAAAGAAAAGCTGACACAGGACGTTTACGATTTTACCGTAGAGGCCGGCCCGCTTGCCGACGCCGCACAGCCGGGGCAGTTTGCGCAGATTGCCGTGCCGGGCAAGACGCTGCGCCGCCCCATTTCCGTCTGTGAAATTGACCGAGCAAGGCATACGCTCCGCTTCGTGTTTCAGGTGCGCGGCGAAGGGACGAGGATTCTTGCCGGCTTTGAGCCCGGTGAAGCGCTGGACATTCTGGCACCGCTCGGGAAGGGCTACGACCTCGGTGACACAAACCGCCGCGTGATTTTTGTGGGCGGGGGCATCGGGCTGCCGCCTTTGCTTGCGGCGGCGCAGCCTTTCGGGAAAAATGCCATTCTCGTGGCCGGCTTTCGCACGAAAAGCGCGGTGATCCTGAAAGAAGATTTTGAAGCTGCCGGATGCCGAGTGCTTCTTGCTACGGATGACGGTTCACTCGGTCGCCGCGGCAATGCGGCGGAGCTTATGCAGGGCCTCGAATTCGATGAGATTTTTGCCTGCGGGCCGCTGCCGATGCTCCGTGCCGTCTGCCGCATCGCGGAAGAGCGAGGAGTGCCCTGCCAAGTGTCGCTCGAAGAGCGCATGGCCTGCGGAATCGGTGCATGCCTCGGCTGCGCGGTAAAGCTGCGCGGCCCGGACGGCGAGGAGCATTACGGCCATGTCTGCAAAGACGGCCCGGTGTTCCGGAGCACGCAGTTGTTCCTTACTTAG
- a CDS encoding PPC domain-containing DNA-binding protein: protein MEYRKFGDTVALRVDRGEEILACINSVCEKEHITLGSISGIGAVDHAVVGLYRVSEQKYYSNTFDGEMELTSLLGDVTQKDGEVYLHLHAAFANQDGQVFGGHLNEAVVSGTGEIFIHTIPAVIGRKIDSATGLNVFAF from the coding sequence ATGGAATACAGAAAATTCGGAGACACTGTTGCACTCCGCGTTGACCGCGGCGAAGAAATCTTAGCCTGCATCAATTCGGTTTGCGAAAAAGAACACATCACGCTCGGAAGCATTTCCGGCATCGGCGCCGTTGACCATGCGGTGGTAGGACTGTACCGTGTTTCGGAGCAGAAATATTACTCCAACACCTTCGACGGTGAAATGGAATTGACCTCCCTGCTTGGGGATGTAACCCAGAAGGACGGAGAGGTTTACCTCCACCTGCATGCAGCCTTTGCAAACCAAGACGGCCAAGTTTTCGGCGGCCACCTGAACGAGGCTGTCGTCAGCGGGACGGGCGAAATCTTTATTCATACAATTCCTGCGGTAATCGGGCGCAAAATCGACTCGGCAACCGGCCTGAACGTATTTGCTTTTTAA
- a CDS encoding dihydroorotase, producing the protein MKLLIRSARIIDPASGADFLGDILISDGKIAEIGSGLPLPEGTREISAAGLVAAPGLVDMHVHLRDPGQTEKEDIFSGCRAAAAGGVTSLLCMPNTVPAVDSPETVRQIREKAKTADVHVYVAAAISKGLGGKEPSDWRALREAGAVALSDDGRPVLKSSLMAAAMKAAPKLGLAVCAHCEDLSLSSGGKMNEGAVSKELGVKGVPAAAEDCGAAREIALAAAYNVPVHICHVSTKNSVAMIRDAKRRGVPVTAETAPHYFALTEQELRKRDADYRMSPPLRTEEDRLAVCEGLRDGTIDAIATDHAPHTPQEKADFLFAPNGAIGMETSLAAGITFLVERGVLTLLQLLRLMTISPARILGIPAGTLQKGVDADIVLFDPKEKWTVCPEKLHGKSRNAVFKGRELVGRVKLTVCGGRIVYNGMS; encoded by the coding sequence ATGAAACTGCTCATCCGTTCTGCCCGCATCATCGACCCGGCTTCCGGTGCCGATTTTCTCGGGGACATTCTGATTTCTGACGGAAAGATTGCGGAAATCGGCAGCGGCCTGCCGCTTCCCGAGGGTACACGCGAAATCAGCGCAGCCGGTTTGGTTGCGGCTCCGGGGCTTGTCGATATGCACGTTCATCTTCGCGACCCGGGCCAGACCGAAAAGGAAGATATCTTTTCCGGCTGCCGGGCGGCTGCGGCGGGCGGCGTGACGAGCCTTCTTTGCATGCCGAACACGGTTCCAGCCGTGGATTCCCCAGAAACAGTGCGCCAAATTCGGGAGAAGGCCAAAACGGCCGATGTGCACGTTTACGTCGCCGCGGCCATTTCCAAGGGCCTAGGAGGGAAAGAGCCGAGCGACTGGCGCGCCCTGCGCGAAGCCGGTGCCGTTGCGCTGAGCGATGACGGGCGTCCGGTGCTGAAATCTTCGCTTATGGCTGCGGCAATGAAAGCGGCACCGAAACTGGGCCTTGCTGTCTGTGCCCACTGCGAGGATCTTTCGCTTTCTTCGGGCGGCAAAATGAACGAAGGCGCAGTTTCAAAAGAACTCGGCGTCAAGGGCGTTCCCGCCGCCGCGGAGGACTGCGGCGCCGCGCGGGAGATTGCCCTTGCCGCGGCATACAATGTTCCGGTGCACATTTGCCATGTGAGCACGAAAAACTCCGTCGCCATGATTCGCGACGCGAAGCGGAGGGGTGTTCCGGTAACCGCGGAAACCGCCCCGCATTATTTTGCACTGACGGAGCAGGAGCTCCGAAAGCGCGATGCGGATTACCGCATGAGCCCGCCGCTTCGCACCGAAGAAGACAGGCTTGCCGTGTGCGAGGGGCTGCGCGACGGCACCATTGACGCAATCGCCACCGACCATGCGCCGCATACGCCGCAGGAAAAGGCGGATTTTCTCTTTGCTCCGAACGGAGCCATCGGCATGGAAACAAGCCTCGCGGCGGGCATTACCTTTTTGGTAGAACGCGGCGTGTTGACACTGCTGCAGCTTCTTCGGCTGATGACAATTTCGCCCGCTCGGATTCTCGGAATTCCCGCCGGTACTCTGCAAAAGGGAGTGGACGCGGATATTGTCTTATTTGACCCAAAGGAAAAGTGGACGGTCTGCCCGGAAAAACTGCACGGAAAAAGCCGCAATGCCGTGTTCAAAGGCCGTGAACTGGTCGGCCGCGTGAAACTGACGGTTTGCGGCGGCAGAATCGTTTATAATGGTATGAGCTGA
- the ruvX gene encoding Holliday junction resolvase RuvX, whose protein sequence is MRILAVDLGKARTGLAVCDEQEILASPLCVVEEWNRQKLLERVTEEAKRLGVGRIVVGLPRNMDGSEGESAQNARAFAQSLQEYSKIPVVMQDERGTTITAHNYLNDTNTRGKKRKAVVDAVAATVILQDYLLLRRNGHAP, encoded by the coding sequence ATGAGAATTCTTGCGGTTGACCTTGGCAAGGCACGAACCGGCCTCGCCGTCTGCGACGAACAGGAAATCCTCGCTTCGCCCCTTTGCGTTGTGGAGGAATGGAACCGCCAGAAGCTTCTTGAACGGGTAACCGAAGAAGCAAAGCGCCTCGGGGTCGGCAGAATCGTAGTCGGGTTGCCGCGCAACATGGACGGTTCCGAGGGAGAAAGTGCGCAGAACGCCCGCGCTTTTGCCCAAAGCCTGCAGGAATATTCTAAGATTCCTGTTGTCATGCAGGATGAGCGCGGCACAACCATTACGGCTCATAACTATCTGAACGATACCAACACGCGAGGAAAGAAGCGCAAGGCTGTGGTAGACGCCGTCGCTGCGACCGTGATTCTGCAGGATTATCTGCTGCTTCGGCGTAATGGACATGCGCCGTGA
- a CDS encoding inorganic phosphate transporter encodes MSTVMLVLVVLLSVAFDFINGFHDTANSIATSVSTRVLTPRTATMMSAGLNFVGALVSAKVAETIASGIVNEVLPSYVIAAALCGAIVWNLFTWYIALPSSSSHALIGSLVGAAVVQTWSLKTINWINILDKVIIPLFTSPLIGIVIGFLFMKLLYFFLRNAKQENVKHWFSKLQIASAALMAYSHGSNDAQKTMGIITMALVSGGVISADTGVPLWVKIVCATAMALGTSMGGWRIIKTVGMNMIKLQPVEGFAAETSAAAVIQVMTAIGAPVSTTHVISSSIMGVGSAKRLSAVNWSTAKSIVTAWFVTFPVTILLGMGFTFLFRLFPV; translated from the coding sequence ATGTCAACTGTAATGCTGGTACTCGTAGTTCTTCTCTCTGTAGCGTTTGACTTCATCAACGGTTTCCACGATACCGCAAACTCTATTGCTACTTCGGTTTCAACGCGTGTTCTTACCCCGCGCACAGCCACAATGATGTCTGCCGGTTTAAACTTCGTCGGCGCACTTGTGAGTGCCAAAGTTGCGGAAACCATCGCTTCCGGCATCGTCAACGAAGTCCTTCCTTCTTATGTCATTGCCGCCGCACTCTGCGGAGCTATTGTTTGGAACCTGTTCACTTGGTATATTGCCCTTCCAAGCAGCTCATCCCACGCACTCATCGGCAGCCTTGTCGGCGCCGCAGTTGTGCAGACATGGAGCCTGAAAACCATTAACTGGATCAATATTTTGGACAAGGTTATCATCCCGCTCTTTACCTCACCGCTCATTGGTATTGTCATCGGTTTCCTTTTCATGAAGCTGCTTTATTTCTTCCTCCGCAACGCCAAGCAGGAGAATGTAAAGCATTGGTTTTCCAAGCTGCAAATTGCATCCGCTGCGCTGATGGCTTACTCCCACGGCAGCAACGATGCTCAGAAAACAATGGGCATCATCACCATGGCTCTCGTGAGCGGTGGTGTCATCTCTGCCGACACCGGCGTTCCGCTCTGGGTCAAAATTGTCTGTGCCACAGCTATGGCACTCGGAACTTCCATGGGCGGATGGCGCATCATCAAAACCGTCGGCATGAACATGATTAAGCTGCAGCCGGTGGAAGGCTTCGCTGCCGAAACCTCCGCGGCGGCTGTCATTCAGGTTATGACGGCAATCGGCGCACCGGTGAGCACCACACACGTTATCTCCTCGTCCATCATGGGCGTCGGCTCCGCAAAACGTCTTTCGGCCGTCAACTGGTCTACCGCAAAGAGCATCGTAACCGCTTGGTTCGTTACTTTCCCGGTCACCATTCTTCTCGGCATGGGATTCACCTTCCTTTTCAGGTTGTTCCCTGTTTGA
- a CDS encoding histidine phosphatase family protein — protein sequence MTTIYFVRHCEAEGNTKGILQGRSDCDISGNSAKQLELVSLRLRNVPFAAIYSSPLQRAFKTAQAINRYHGLEIIKNEGLVEIDMGDWEGRSWADIEAEGPEMLRVWNENPGDFQAPGGEAIAHVCERMWQTALEIAKANDGKTVCAVSHGCAIRSLLCRALGKPLSEMGEIPWCDNTAVTVIEFENGKANVVRMNDASHIPPELSVYRRPLKDGKVRMIKDVAP from the coding sequence ATGACAACCATTTATTTTGTAAGGCACTGTGAAGCAGAAGGAAATACGAAAGGCATCCTGCAGGGGCGATCGGACTGTGATATCAGCGGCAACAGCGCAAAGCAGCTGGAGCTTGTGAGCCTCCGCCTGAGGAATGTGCCGTTTGCTGCAATCTACTCCAGCCCGCTGCAGCGCGCCTTTAAGACAGCGCAGGCCATTAACCGCTACCACGGGCTTGAAATCATAAAAAACGAAGGCCTCGTCGAAATCGACATGGGTGATTGGGAGGGCCGTTCGTGGGCCGACATTGAAGCGGAAGGCCCCGAGATGCTGCGTGTCTGGAACGAGAATCCCGGCGATTTTCAGGCTCCCGGCGGCGAAGCAATTGCCCATGTGTGCGAGCGTATGTGGCAGACAGCGCTTGAAATCGCGAAAGCAAACGACGGCAAAACAGTCTGCGCCGTATCGCACGGCTGCGCAATCCGCTCGCTGCTTTGCCGAGCGCTCGGCAAACCGCTGAGCGAGATGGGGGAAATCCCATGGTGTGACAACACCGCCGTTACCGTCATCGAGTTTGAGAATGGCAAGGCGAATGTCGTCCGCATGAACGACGCTTCGCATATTCCGCCGGAGCTTTCCGTTTACCGCCGCCCTTTGAAAGACGGGAAAGTACGCATGATAAAGGATGTGGCGCCATGA
- a CDS encoding HAD family hydrolase translates to MIRNVVFDMGRVLFTYEPEKFVRKYCPKEADAELVNRELFGAEEWELTDRGIITEEEYLALVLSRVPQRLHEVTRWLYEHWDEMPQPLPDMEELVSSLKSNGYGIYLLSNMSPRFYRFYRRIPAMKYFDGMIVSSDVRQLKPEPDIYRSLFERFRLKPEECFFIDDREENIRAGEALGMKGFVFEMDIEALKDALRKENIKI, encoded by the coding sequence ATGATTCGCAATGTGGTTTTTGACATGGGAAGAGTCTTGTTTACTTACGAACCGGAAAAATTCGTAAGAAAATATTGCCCCAAAGAAGCAGATGCCGAACTGGTCAATCGGGAGCTGTTCGGTGCGGAAGAATGGGAACTGACGGACCGCGGAATTATAACGGAAGAGGAATATCTTGCGCTGGTTCTCAGTCGGGTGCCGCAGCGCCTTCACGAGGTCACGCGTTGGCTTTACGAGCATTGGGACGAAATGCCGCAGCCTCTGCCCGACATGGAAGAGCTGGTCAGCTCGCTCAAGTCAAACGGCTACGGCATTTATCTTCTTTCCAACATGAGTCCCCGGTTTTACCGCTTTTACCGCCGCATCCCGGCCATGAAGTATTTTGACGGCATGATTGTTTCCTCTGATGTCCGGCAGCTGAAACCGGAACCCGATATCTACCGCTCGCTGTTTGAGCGGTTTCGCCTTAAGCCGGAGGAGTGCTTCTTTATCGATGACCGCGAAGAAAATATCCGGGCAGGCGAAGCACTCGGCATGAAGGGTTTTGTTTTTGAAATGGATATCGAAGCACTTAAGGACGCGCTCCGCAAGGAGAATATAAAAATATAA